A genomic stretch from Candidatus Culexarchaeum yellowstonense includes:
- a CDS encoding HEPN domain-containing protein has product MAEEDLNDAKADYSEGRYASSVFHAELCAQKSLKGLIVALGFEPGKTHRPSLILKALITSGLVNLREELMRELNKLISLSLVLEDQGVTPRYGWETVERIIKPSEIYDETKARLLINNAIEVLKITKKIIGELDC; this is encoded by the coding sequence ATGGCTGAAGAGGATCTTAATGATGCGAAAGCTGATTATAGTGAGGGACGTTATGCTAGTTCAGTATTTCACGCTGAATTATGTGCTCAGAAATCTTTGAAGGGTTTAATTGTGGCGTTAGGGTTTGAGCCTGGGAAAACCCACAGACCGAGCTTAATTCTGAAGGCCCTCATAACCTCTGGATTGGTTAATTTACGTGAGGAATTAATGCGAGAATTAAATAAACTGATATCACTTTCATTAGTCCTTGAAGATCAAGGCGTCACCCCAAGATATGGATGGGAAACCGTTGAGAGGATAATTAAACCATCTGAAATCTATGATGAGACAAAAGCAAGATTATTAATTAACAATGCTATTGAAGTTCTTAAGATTACTAAGAAAATTATAGGTGAATTAGATTGCTAG
- a CDS encoding nucleotidyltransferase domain-containing protein, whose translation MLESIVRDERYLHDLKRYLSNVLEDSNVVGVLLFGSISRGMAKPYPESDIDLLILARELPSNIVERRFMTLKFKREPMAVEDIWLTPRELLDGIEGGWGLILDAISDGIIIHDPEGILRNAKEIVNKKYKRIGRIWLLKKLC comes from the coding sequence TTGCTAGAATCAATAGTGAGAGATGAAAGATATCTGCATGATCTAAAAAGATATTTATCCAATGTTCTGGAAGATAGCAATGTAGTTGGAGTTCTGCTTTTCGGTTCCATCTCCAGGGGTATGGCTAAACCATACCCTGAAAGTGATATAGACCTCTTAATTTTAGCTAGGGAATTGCCATCTAATATTGTTGAGAGGAGGTTTATGACATTGAAGTTTAAGAGGGAGCCTATGGCTGTGGAGGATATTTGGCTAACTCCAAGGGAACTGTTGGATGGTATTGAAGGGGGATGGGGATTAATACTCGACGCCATATCAGATGGCATAATAATACACGACCCAGAAGGGATACTGCGAAATGCAAAGGAAATTGTGAACAAGAAGTATAAGAGGATAGGGAGGATATGGTTGCTGAAGAAGCTATGTTAA
- the cas6 gene encoding CRISPR-associated endoribonuclease Cas6: protein MQGKSITSLTFNVEAHDGFRFQRYTGFAVQNFFFKMLGNANMNLAKDLHDASTIKPYSVSTLMTIDDRPVYYGGGTGKYRFKINLLNSEQLNPLTIIQTIRDQVTMDNIRFNLNGVEVKIVSYDQLLNGELKDKFTLKFISPTCFKSEVIYPKRISGTSEESVYEVRRKEERTYQPIPNPNAMLRNLMRIWMKNCELPKRVELEHMIDNDHIRIYEYPRGIRTVWAREGSRKNQQGFVGEVTFEVSEKALSSVGNVIAALVKMGEYSGTGIMRTAGLGQYRIVDGVK, encoded by the coding sequence ATGCAGGGGAAGTCTATAACATCATTAACTTTTAATGTGGAGGCTCATGATGGATTTAGGTTTCAGAGGTATACTGGTTTTGCAGTGCAAAACTTCTTCTTCAAAATGCTTGGAAATGCAAATATGAATTTAGCTAAGGATTTGCATGATGCTTCAACCATAAAGCCTTATAGCGTTTCAACTTTAATGACCATCGATGATAGGCCAGTGTATTATGGTGGGGGAACTGGAAAATATAGGTTCAAGATAAACTTGCTGAACAGTGAACAATTAAATCCACTAACAATAATACAGACCATTAGAGACCAAGTGACCATGGATAACATAAGGTTCAATTTGAATGGCGTTGAAGTTAAGATTGTGAGTTATGATCAGTTGCTGAATGGTGAATTGAAGGATAAGTTTACATTGAAATTCATTTCACCCACATGCTTCAAAAGCGAAGTAATCTATCCAAAGAGGATTAGCGGAACCTCTGAGGAGAGCGTTTATGAGGTTAGGAGGAAGGAAGAGAGGACATATCAGCCAATACCAAACCCGAATGCCATGTTGAGGAATTTGATGAGGATATGGATGAAGAATTGTGAATTGCCTAAGAGGGTGGAGCTTGAGCACATGATAGATAACGATCACATAAGGATATACGAGTATCCAAGGGGGATAAGGACTGTGTGGGCTAGGGAGGGGAGTAGGAAGAATCAGCAGGGATTTGTGGGGGAAGTAACTTTCGAAGTTTCTGAGAAGGCTTTGAGTAGTGTTGGAAATGTTATTGCAGCATTGGTGAAGATGGGGGAGTATAGTGGAACTGGAATAATGAGGACTGCAGGTCTTGGGCAATATAGGATAGTTGATGGAGTGAAATAA
- a CDS encoding Lrp/AsnC family transcriptional regulator, which translates to MSLNNVDLKLVKVMKDHCKVNFKRVGSRLGLSHVAVMKRVNRFIGEGLISIGPLINVDKLWFKLVLLLIEVDSEKSIRDLLNRFKDCPRILHIFRIYGEYNLAIIAFAEDERVLSSIMSICMLRASEHIRRSYVIPVSEILFNEFIGLVKVPSEDFNEAPCGIVCTDCNRYVDGKCIGCPSTKHYKGWFKAHEK; encoded by the coding sequence ATGAGTTTAAATAATGTGGATTTGAAGTTGGTTAAGGTCATGAAGGATCATTGTAAAGTTAATTTCAAACGTGTCGGCAGTAGGCTTGGTTTATCACATGTTGCGGTAATGAAGAGGGTTAATAGATTTATTGGTGAAGGGTTAATTTCCATAGGTCCCCTAATCAATGTTGATAAGCTTTGGTTTAAACTCGTACTACTATTAATAGAGGTTGATAGTGAGAAGAGCATAAGGGATTTATTGAATAGATTTAAGGATTGCCCAAGAATCCTCCACATATTTAGAATTTATGGTGAATACAATTTAGCTATAATAGCCTTCGCTGAGGATGAGAGAGTTCTATCCTCAATTATGAGTATATGTATGTTGAGAGCTTCTGAGCATATTAGGAGGAGCTACGTTATCCCAGTTTCAGAAATATTATTCAATGAGTTCATAGGCCTTGTTAAAGTTCCAAGTGAAGACTTTAATGAAGCTCCATGCGGCATTGTTTGCACTGATTGTAACAGGTATGTTGATGGTAAATGCATTGGATGCCCATCCACCAAGCATTATAAGGGTTGGTTTAAAGCCCACGAAAAATAA
- a CDS encoding ferredoxin family protein: protein MSFLIPRELIPWYPRIDYNKCTGCLTCVNFCPHKVYDVENGKPKVARPFECVVGCMSCSKICPSEAITFPSMDELRRQLRELRKAAAEVSGKKDA, encoded by the coding sequence ATGAGCTTCTTAATACCTAGAGAACTAATACCATGGTATCCAAGGATAGATTACAATAAATGCACTGGATGCTTGACATGTGTAAACTTCTGCCCCCATAAGGTTTATGATGTGGAAAACGGTAAACCAAAAGTTGCAAGGCCATTCGAATGCGTTGTGGGATGCATGAGCTGCTCTAAAATATGCCCATCAGAAGCCATAACATTCCCATCAATGGATGAACTTAGAAGACAATTAAGGGAATTAAGGAAGGCCGCCGCAGAGGTTTCTGGCAAGAAGGATGCTTAA
- a CDS encoding MFS transporter, translating into MCSDAEKGGSKILSVISVTTLASFLTGLNARLAVVGLPIIASALNADVDMMLWIIQGYMFGSTIIQLIIGRLSDLYGRVRLFNLGFLIFICAAVLAGFAPNPYVLIVARMIQGIGGALLMTLSVTILTDNVPSNSLGTWLGVNQVAWRVGAVAGLSLSGVIIDVMGWRWIYLIYVPIGFIFYLWGMHTLKEAYKPEEKPRIDVGGFTLFTAFLISILLSLTLFTSGTTYIQMASILLVLSLIFLAIFVLWEIRIQQPALDLRLFKIWQFTGGITAQLLYSIGFGSFSTLLVLYLEIVRGFSATSSGLLIVPFEASYLVFGVLGGRLSDKYGYVPVTVIGLISSATAFLGLSTINPSSDVNMIIFYEVMFGFGTGLFLSPNTSSIMTSVPAGKRGVASSLRSVSANIGMLLSLNVAILSMVQYIPYDVASALISSKGVEDLGGYTLADLSNAIAKSFMTQALAMLAAIPFSLSRAIKRGRKVKND; encoded by the coding sequence ATGTGTAGTGATGCTGAGAAAGGCGGGTCGAAGATTTTAAGTGTGATCTCTGTTACCACTTTGGCATCCTTTTTAACTGGTTTGAATGCTAGGTTGGCTGTTGTGGGGTTGCCAATAATTGCCAGTGCACTTAATGCTGATGTGGATATGATGCTTTGGATTATTCAGGGGTACATGTTTGGCTCAACAATAATTCAGCTGATTATTGGTAGGCTATCGGACTTATATGGGAGGGTTAGACTGTTCAATTTAGGCTTCCTAATATTCATATGTGCAGCCGTTTTGGCTGGATTTGCACCAAACCCATATGTACTCATAGTTGCAAGGATGATTCAGGGGATTGGTGGAGCGCTACTGATGACTCTAAGCGTCACAATACTTACTGATAACGTTCCAAGTAATTCATTGGGAACATGGCTTGGGGTAAACCAAGTGGCATGGAGGGTTGGTGCAGTTGCAGGATTATCTTTGAGTGGCGTGATAATTGATGTTATGGGGTGGAGGTGGATATACCTAATATACGTCCCAATTGGATTCATATTCTACCTATGGGGGATGCATACATTAAAGGAGGCTTATAAGCCTGAGGAGAAGCCCAGAATAGATGTGGGTGGATTCACACTATTCACAGCATTCCTAATAAGCATTCTACTATCCCTAACCCTCTTCACATCAGGAACTACATACATCCAAATGGCATCAATCCTACTGGTATTGTCACTCATATTTCTCGCCATATTCGTTTTATGGGAGATTAGAATTCAGCAACCAGCATTGGATCTACGTCTATTCAAGATATGGCAGTTTACAGGTGGAATTACAGCTCAACTCCTATACTCAATAGGCTTCGGATCCTTCTCAACCCTCCTCGTATTATACCTTGAAATTGTTAGGGGGTTCTCAGCCACATCATCCGGACTCCTAATAGTTCCATTTGAAGCATCATACCTAGTATTTGGGGTTTTGGGTGGTAGATTATCTGATAAGTATGGCTACGTACCAGTAACCGTAATTGGGTTAATATCATCAGCCACAGCATTCCTAGGATTATCAACCATAAACCCATCCAGCGATGTAAACATGATAATATTTTATGAGGTAATGTTTGGATTTGGAACTGGATTATTCCTCTCACCAAACACAAGCTCAATAATGACAAGTGTACCTGCAGGGAAGAGGGGGGTTGCATCCTCCCTAAGATCAGTATCAGCAAACATAGGGATGCTGTTAAGCCTCAATGTGGCTATACTATCAATGGTTCAATACATACCATATGATGTGGCATCAGCACTCATATCATCAAAGGGTGTGGAAGATTTGGGTGGATACACATTGGCAGACTTATCCAATGCCATAGCGAAATCCTTCATGACACAAGCCTTAGCCATGCTGGCAGCAATACCATTCAGCTTATCAAGGGCAATAAAGAGGGGGAGAAAAGTTAAAAATGATTGA
- the cyaB gene encoding class IV adenylate cyclase, whose amino-acid sequence MFEYEVKLSLDGFDVDFLKRKLCDLGFKYISHRFEEDHYIDFRGCVNYVEDSALRIRIYKSSDGEIRYKLTFKGPRSSMDVKVREEIEMDLLDDRLLEIFRKLGFKDLVVRKVRDEYSRGDLKVCIDDVEGLGVFMEVEVLNPESKEAYMNKLMELLSSLNLSNRPLIVKTYLELLLQRGS is encoded by the coding sequence TTGTTTGAGTATGAAGTTAAGTTGAGTCTTGATGGTTTTGACGTGGATTTCTTGAAGAGGAAGTTATGTGATTTGGGGTTTAAATATATCTCGCATCGTTTTGAGGAGGATCATTACATAGACTTTAGAGGTTGCGTCAATTATGTGGAGGATTCAGCTCTTAGGATAAGGATCTATAAATCCAGTGATGGTGAGATCAGGTATAAGTTGACGTTTAAGGGTCCGAGATCTTCAATGGACGTTAAGGTTAGGGAGGAGATTGAAATGGATTTGTTGGATGATAGGTTGCTGGAGATTTTTAGGAAGCTTGGGTTTAAGGATCTTGTCGTTAGGAAGGTTAGGGATGAATATTCGAGGGGTGATTTGAAAGTCTGCATTGATGATGTTGAGGGTCTCGGGGTATTCATGGAGGTTGAAGTTTTAAATCCGGAATCTAAGGAGGCATATATGAATAAGCTAATGGAATTGTTGAGTTCATTAAATTTATCCAATCGCCCCCTAATAGTTAAAACGTATTTGGAGCTTCTACTTCAACGTGGAAGTTGA
- a CDS encoding histidine phosphatase family protein: protein MRLFLIRHGETEWNVKGVFRGRVDVPLSDVGVKQAEALGNYLSEVDFEAIYSSPLKRSLDTAMAIARFQKRRVDVIADERLIDISYGDWEGKLEDEVKKAYPDLYSEWLRNPHKVKFPRGESLSDVRLRLQNFINQLTSTHRGNVAVVSHRVICKVLICMLLGLDDSKFWNVRIDCGGITIFDYDNGAFTLVKHNDTSYFSGMQSHRLRDF, encoded by the coding sequence TTGAGGCTCTTCTTGATTAGGCATGGTGAAACTGAGTGGAATGTTAAGGGTGTTTTTAGGGGTAGGGTTGATGTGCCTTTAAGTGATGTTGGTGTTAAGCAAGCTGAAGCTCTTGGCAATTATCTTAGCGAAGTGGATTTCGAGGCTATATATTCAAGTCCATTGAAACGCTCCCTTGACACTGCAATGGCTATTGCAAGGTTTCAGAAGAGGAGGGTTGACGTTATTGCTGATGAACGTTTAATCGATATAAGTTATGGTGATTGGGAGGGTAAACTTGAAGATGAAGTTAAGAAAGCCTATCCAGACCTATACTCAGAGTGGCTTAGAAATCCACATAAAGTCAAATTCCCCAGGGGTGAAAGTTTAAGTGATGTGAGACTTAGACTCCAAAACTTCATCAACCAATTAACATCCACCCATAGGGGTAATGTGGCTGTGGTTTCCCATAGGGTTATATGCAAAGTTCTAATATGCATGCTACTTGGATTGGATGATTCAAAGTTTTGGAATGTGAGGATTGATTGTGGTGGGATAACCATATTCGACTATGATAATGGAGCTTTCACATTGGTTAAACATAACGATACATCATACTTCAGTGGCATGCAAAGCCATAGGTTGAGGGATTTCTAA
- a CDS encoding serine/threonine protein phosphatase, with the protein MAGKLKIMDCRGASRIIVVGDIHGDYEAFRGVAKLFNPDRDVIVFLGDYADRGDMGVEVIEGVNDLIENYGDRVVALKGNHEDYRDGEPYFQPCTLIYEADVKRGGWSNYYNSFLKRFIGRLPIAALYDGILFVHGGISSKIRSLKDLEDPTPEVEEDVLWSDPWGGFGEHPNFRGAGILFGVDVSESVCRALNVNYIVRSHEPRKALDGPYVEHDGMVVTVSTTRIYGGRPFILSIPTENTPKNGYELMNYVVMID; encoded by the coding sequence TTGGCTGGGAAACTTAAAATCATGGATTGTAGGGGTGCTAGTAGGATAATTGTTGTTGGAGATATACATGGAGATTATGAGGCATTTAGAGGGGTTGCGAAGCTATTCAATCCAGATAGGGATGTAATTGTATTCTTGGGGGATTATGCTGATAGGGGGGATATGGGCGTTGAAGTCATTGAAGGTGTTAATGATTTAATTGAGAATTATGGTGATAGGGTTGTGGCTTTGAAGGGGAATCATGAAGATTATAGGGATGGTGAACCATACTTCCAACCATGCACACTAATATATGAAGCGGATGTTAAGAGGGGAGGGTGGAGTAACTACTACAATTCATTCCTAAAGAGGTTTATAGGTAGACTGCCAATAGCTGCATTATATGATGGTATACTATTCGTTCATGGTGGAATATCATCTAAAATAAGAAGCCTTAAAGATCTTGAAGACCCAACACCTGAAGTTGAGGAGGATGTTTTGTGGAGTGATCCATGGGGAGGGTTTGGGGAGCATCCAAACTTTAGGGGGGCTGGAATACTGTTTGGGGTGGATGTGAGTGAAAGTGTTTGTAGAGCTTTAAATGTGAATTACATAGTTAGAAGTCATGAGCCGAGGAAAGCTTTGGATGGACCATATGTGGAGCATGATGGTATGGTAGTAACTGTGAGCACCACGAGGATTTATGGTGGTAGACCATTCATACTATCCATACCCACAGAAAACACGCCGAAAAATGGTTATGAATTAATGAATTATGTGGTAATGATTGATTAG
- the dapA gene encoding 4-hydroxy-tetrahydrodipicolinate synthase, translating to MPVKFHGVITPMITPFKEDLSMDVEVVRWLVRYQVEGGVHGIFPNSTTGEFVHLSRDESVLLVKIVLEEAHGWVKVIPGISSNSTAHSLELGKVFRDFGVDGVIVTPPFFFKPTYEGLKKHFSTIAEKLDIPVIVYNIPSTTGINIPIQMYLELASEYSNIVGAKVTFDSFTYLRNLIIDLKSVRSDFSIFTGLDDMFLPALMMGGDGGIMALANATPKLHREIYDGWREGDFQKAYNAWKTLLRIVKVYDCTSSFPSAVKILMKLMGSPVKPYVRPPLTMEKGEVEDKIRKMIMDLHLTRFIALE from the coding sequence ATGCCTGTTAAGTTTCATGGTGTAATTACTCCCATGATAACACCGTTTAAGGAGGATTTATCCATGGATGTGGAGGTTGTGAGGTGGCTTGTTAGGTATCAGGTGGAGGGTGGTGTTCATGGGATATTCCCAAATAGCACTACTGGTGAGTTTGTCCATTTGAGTAGGGATGAAAGTGTTCTTTTGGTTAAAATTGTTTTGGAGGAGGCTCATGGCTGGGTTAAGGTTATACCTGGGATAAGCTCCAATTCCACTGCCCATAGTTTGGAGTTGGGTAAAGTTTTTAGGGATTTTGGTGTGGATGGCGTTATAGTTACTCCACCATTCTTCTTTAAACCCACATATGAAGGTTTGAAGAAGCATTTCTCCACAATTGCTGAGAAGCTTGATATCCCCGTCATAGTTTACAATATTCCATCAACCACTGGAATTAATATTCCAATTCAAATGTATCTGGAGCTTGCTTCGGAATATAGTAATATTGTTGGGGCAAAGGTAACTTTTGATAGTTTCACATACCTAAGAAATCTCATAATTGATTTGAAGAGTGTTAGGAGTGACTTCTCAATATTCACTGGTTTAGATGATATGTTCCTACCCGCATTGATGATGGGTGGTGATGGTGGTATAATGGCATTGGCTAATGCAACCCCAAAACTCCATAGGGAGATTTATGATGGTTGGAGGGAGGGTGACTTCCAAAAGGCTTACAATGCATGGAAAACTCTACTTAGAATAGTTAAGGTTTATGATTGCACATCATCATTCCCATCTGCAGTTAAGATTTTAATGAAGCTTATGGGTTCACCAGTTAAACCCTATGTTAGGCCACCGTTAACCATGGAGAAGGGTGAAGTTGAAGATAAAATTAGGAAGATGATTATGGATTTACATTTAACCAGATTCATAGCCCTAGAATGA
- a CDS encoding NAD(P)H-dependent oxidoreductase produces the protein MVKILIIYDSKTGNTERMAYAVAEGAKQVEGVEVTVKRVNEVKLEDLLNAHGIIIGSPTYYGQMSAKIKDLIDRTVEIHGKLEGKVGAAFTSSGGIGTGAETTLLSIIQAMLIHGMIIQGRSDDKHYGATAVGTPNEEELEECRELGKRTAELAKKLHK, from the coding sequence ATGGTGAAAATCCTAATAATATACGATTCAAAAACAGGCAATACTGAGCGAATGGCATATGCAGTAGCCGAGGGGGCAAAACAAGTGGAGGGGGTGGAAGTAACTGTAAAGAGGGTTAACGAAGTAAAGCTGGAAGACCTATTAAACGCCCATGGAATAATAATTGGTTCACCAACATACTACGGTCAAATGTCAGCAAAAATAAAAGACCTAATAGATAGAACAGTTGAAATTCATGGGAAACTTGAGGGGAAGGTTGGCGCAGCCTTCACAAGCTCAGGAGGAATTGGAACAGGAGCTGAAACAACACTACTATCAATAATTCAAGCCATGCTAATACATGGAATGATAATTCAAGGGAGATCAGATGACAAACATTACGGAGCTACAGCCGTGGGAACACCAAATGAAGAAGAACTTGAAGAATGCCGTGAACTTGGGAAGAGAACTGCAGAGCTGGCTAAGAAACTCCATAAATAA
- a CDS encoding metal-dependent hydrolase, with translation MIRIKWFGHAAFSVNIDGKIFYVDPWIKNPLNPSKEIPEEAPDYIIVTHDHGDHIGETIEIMKKHSKSKLIAIYEIASSIAKEIKAEGRVIGANIGGPINLGDRYKVILTVAEHSSERGNATGAVFGKEGKYVYHAGDTGLTYDMKLIGELYKPVVALLPIGGHFTMGPMEAACATQMINPKYVIPMHYKTFPIIAGSPEEFKKYLDEMKVKVELIVLKPGEEVTLKV, from the coding sequence ATGATTAGAATTAAATGGTTTGGGCATGCAGCATTCTCAGTAAATATAGATGGAAAGATATTCTATGTGGATCCATGGATTAAGAATCCACTAAACCCAAGTAAAGAGATACCAGAGGAAGCTCCAGACTACATAATAGTTACACATGATCATGGCGACCACATTGGGGAAACCATTGAAATAATGAAGAAGCATAGTAAATCTAAGCTAATAGCAATATATGAGATAGCATCCAGCATAGCTAAAGAGATAAAAGCTGAAGGGAGAGTTATTGGAGCAAACATAGGTGGACCCATAAACCTCGGAGATAGATATAAGGTAATATTAACCGTGGCAGAGCATTCAAGTGAGAGGGGGAATGCCACTGGAGCAGTATTCGGTAAGGAGGGGAAGTACGTTTACCATGCTGGAGACACAGGATTAACATACGACATGAAATTGATAGGGGAATTATACAAACCAGTGGTGGCATTGCTACCCATAGGAGGACACTTCACCATGGGACCCATGGAAGCAGCATGTGCAACTCAAATGATAAACCCAAAATACGTTATACCAATGCACTACAAAACATTCCCAATAATAGCTGGATCCCCAGAGGAATTCAAGAAATACTTGGATGAAATGAAAGTGAAGGTTGAATTAATAGTTCTAAAGCCAGGTGAAGAAGTTACATTAAAAGTCTAA